Genomic window (bacterium):
TCAGGGAAATGCTTCTCCGGCGGCAGGCAACGGCCAGTGAAGGACTCTTGTTCCAGAAACCGGACGGCGGGAGGATCGGCCAGATTCCGCATACCTTCATCTGGACCGTTGACAAGCTTGGACTGAACAAGGGTGTTGCGGACCGCCGGGACAAGGTTGTTTTTCACACCCTGCGGCACACGTTCGCAAGCTGGCTTGTGGAGAGTGGCGTTGACCTTTACACGGTCAAAACGCTCCTGGGGCATCAAACCCTTGCCATGACTGAAAGATATTCCCATCTGAGTCAAGGCACGCTCCAACAGGCAGTTGCAAAACTAAGCCAGTCGAAAGAAGGCAAATCAGCTAAAGAAATAGTCGCTTAGGGACACTGTGACTATCGCGCAAACCGGTATGGAGGTTGTCAACCTTATGGACAGCGGTGAAACGAATGAATCACTTTGTTTGACAGAGAAGCTGAAGCAGGAATTTCGGGAAAAACTTATCAGTAGTAAATATAACAAGCCCAAGTATACTTCTTTTGAATATGTTGTCGATAAGTTTATTTCTGAACTCGATTCCTACCTTCCAGCCGCAAAATGGAGACTGAGTACAGAACCAGTAGATATAACTCGTGGTCGGAAAAAACAAAAAGAGGGAATAAATGCATTAAACCGAGCTATCAGACATTTTGAAGAAGCGCTAATGATAATGTACCCTGGTACGAAATCTGAGGATGTGACAACTTATCTGTCAAATTTTTCTCTATACGCTGACCTTTATAAGTTACGGGACAAGTTTGTTGAAGCGCTTAAACTTAAATCCAATGGACGGCCAAATTGTATCAAGACCTATTTCCCGGAAACTCCGGGAGATGTTAATAACATGGTACTTCCCGACATGATGCAAGAAGTCATTCAAAATATAGTCTATATTTTCTGGATGAATATTGGAAAACCAACTGTCTATCGAGATGGTCCGATGTTTGAAATTGTTAGAAAAACCCTCGAAATACTCAATAGGCATCAATCTGAACTTTACAACCGGATTAAAACCGCCATAGATACTTTGGCCGCTTTGCATCCCCACGTATTGACCCACAAATAATTAGCTCTTTTCCCTATCCTCCCCTTGATAGTTGGGAGAACTGGACGAAAAATCGTCCAGTTCTTCGACTTTAATTTAGCCTTTCTAAAGAACATTTTAAACAGACGCAAACAACCATTCATATCATGGAGGTGGCAATTGCACAATTCTGCGCTTGAGCGATTGAAAGAGACCTGGCCAAGTTCTGTTGTGGCCAGGACGGAAGTAAAGCGATTTTCAGGGGGTGTTTTGAATGGTCGCACACTCGCAAACCTTGATTCACAAGGAATTGGTCCCACTGGGAGATTTAAGATCGGCAGGAAAACCGTCTACCCGGTTGAGGAACTAATTGCCTGGATGCGTTCGAGGATCACCGAACCGAGCGGGCGTTAACCGGATCGGGGGCGAGACGTGGAACCGATCAGACCGGATACGATTTATCAACCTATCGGGCGGTTTTTGCAGGTGGAGCACGACTTGTTATTCTCCCGCGCATACTTATCGCTTTCCGGTAGGTCGAAAGACCTGTTTCACCTTCTCTTTTCAAAACTCCGCTGGGAGCGCGGCGGCAACAGCGACCGGCGGGGCAAAACGAAAACCGGGAGGCGGCGCTGCGCAATCAACAACGGTGAAATTGTGGCAACTTATGAGGAAATCATGGAGGCGCTGGGGATCGGTTCTCGCGCGACAGTCTCGCGGTCGATCCAGGAACTTCTTGAGAGGGGCTTCATCGACTTGACCCGGCCCGGCTGCGGCAAGTTAAAGATTTCAAGCCTTTTTGCAATCTCGAACCGCTGGAGGTTGTACGGCGAGGACGGGTTCATTTTGGCCCCTGAAAACAGACGGAAGAACGAGGCGGTGAAAGCACGGTCGAAACGTTCAGGAGAGAAGCTTTTCAGTCCCACAGATAGGGACAGAACAAATGCAGCAGCAGCACGGCAGGAAAGAAAGAACGGGGGCAACGGCAAGGCCACAAAAACAGCGCTACGCTGAATACTGTAACAATGCGTACCACTCATGCGCACTTGAGGGACTGAAATGAGGGCAATCGCGGTAAGACCTTTAAAGACAAGAAATAAAAAGATAAAAACAACATTCCACAAGTACACATGGCAGGCACTTGAGAGAAAATACAAATTCCATCAACAAGTGCGCATGGATAGCACTTGACAAGTACACATGGCAGGCACTTGAAAAACTCAGGTTCTGCGATCCACGGCGCGGAGCCTGAAAGGGCCGGTGCGGGCGGTGAACTCGCCCTCATCGCCCCCGGCCCGCTAACTCGAACCGGAAAGGAATTGCGCGATGCCGATTGAATGCGTCTTATGCGGGCAGCCTGAGGAAGCTTACAATTTTTTCAGAGGCCGCCAGGAGCAGGTCAAGCCTGGGCTGGATGTCAGATATATCGTCTGTTCACGGTGCATTCACCGGCTGATTGAAGCCGATCAGGTTAGTCTGCAACGGCTTTATAGGAAAGCCAAAGAGAAAGGCAAACCATTGCAGGTGGAAGTCATTTCCAAGTATCTCAACAAAGGAGGAGAACGTGTCCCAGAAGCCAAGCGGATTAAACCAGGTATGGCCGGAGCGCGAGCTGTGCGCGCAGCTCGGTCTACCTTTCACAGATGCCACAGGGCGGTCGCGGGTGCTCGGTAACTGGATTCGCGGTGGGCTGGCATATGCCGAAAAAGGCGGACGGCGATTCTTTTTCGAGGATGACGTTGTGTCGTATCTCTACAACCGCCGGAAAGTAGTCCGTGCCGCCGAGATAACTGAAAACGAGGAATAGGGTTCATGGGGGGTTCGAGGCGGGTTCAAGGGGCGTTCGAGGGGGTCTTTTTTCTACCCTTATCCCGATATAGGCCGGTGATTTGTGAAGTATTGTCAACGAAAGGCTAATATACCGCCAATCAATGAGATAAGAACAGTGAATCCCTTCAAGTCCTTCAACCGAAAAAAACTCAACTTTCCTTAACCTCGCGCGCACGTGCGCGCGTTTTTTATGGCGTCTGAAAACGCCTCACACGTTGGGATGAATCGCCCGGATGTCAACTCCTGTCAACATTCTGAAAATCTCAACTATTATCAACAGTCTTTCGGTACTCTCGTTCTCGCTACGGTAACGGGTTGGAAAAGGAGAGGCCAGAAGAGAGAGTTAGGCTTGTGGCAAGATCGTTTTATCAGGGCCGCTTGAGCGCTTCCTGGGATACTCTCTCGCGCGCACGCGCGCGCGATTAGGAGTCCCGAAACTCCGGAAAGTATCTTTGCAAAATGACTTCTTTGCCAAAGTTTATCGCCTCGAATCCCCGACGTCGTTTACCGAAAAAATCATAAACAATGTTTGTCGGCAACTCATTCTTCTGGCAGCATTTCGGGATGGTTGGTTTTCAGCCATTCTGTGACTCTGCTTTTCAGCTCCAGGGCCAGCGCCTTCATTTCCTCGGCTTCTTTTTCCGAAACCAGTCCCGCCGAATCATACTGGCTGATATTCCGTTTCTTCCGGAAAGCGTCGAACTTATCAACCAGCGCTTTCTCCGCTCCGATGGTCAATGCCAGACTGCCGATGGTCCGGTAATGGCCGCTCTCGCGGGACGGGCGAAAACCGGAAGCCGCCAGCGCCGCCATAGCCAGCCGAAGGGCCGCGGTGTAGGCCATAATAAGTTGCCACTCTGGATCGACCCCCGGCACGGCGGAATTGTTCAAATCCAAGTCTGCGGCGGAAAGGAGGTCGGCTATTTCTCCGGAACTCGTCCGGTGCTCCACGAGCCAGCCGTTATTCAACCAATCTGTCAAATTCATCAGCCGAGCCGATCAGATAGATTTTTTCAGTGCCCTTGAGCTTGCCCACAAAGTGTTTCCGGGCGGCTTGCCCCTTGAATTCTTCCTCGGAATACACAACCGGGTTGATCTCACGGGCCAGGGTTTCCTGGGCTTCCGACAGGGCGGAAACCACCTCGCCGAACGAGACTGCGCCTATCACCGCGAGGTCTATATCGCTGCGGGCCTGTGCGCTGTTTGTGGCAAAAGAACCGAAGACGAAGGCGATGCGGATGTTATGCCCAAACCCGGCCAGCGCCCGGCGCAGGACATCCGCCACGCCGCCGGTTTTGACCAACAGGGACTTGAGTTCGCCGAAAAACGGACAATCCCGGTTGGCCTGGTAGAACACCTGCCGGCCTTTTCTTGTTCTCAGCAGGATGCCGCAGGCGGCCAAGCGCGCAAGCTCGCGCTGGACCGCTCCCTGACCGGTTTTGACCGTTCCGCTCACCTGACGCAGGTAGAATTCCCGCTCCGGGTGGGTGAAAAACAGGGCCAGCACGGCCAGGCGGGTCTTGCCGAAAAGGGCCTCAGCCCCGCCTTTAGAAATCATTGTTCTCATATTGGGTGCTATTGAACTCATTTTGGGTGCAAAGAATGTGTGCTTTTGACGTCCGGGCATAAAACAAAGGCCGGAAGGACGAGATGAGTTAAAAAGCAATTTACACGCTCAATAACTGATTTTCAAGAAAACGTTTTTCGCCGCGCGGTATCAGCCTGGACCCCTTTTACAAGAGACAAAAATCAAGTTGCAAGTGCTCAACTGCGCTGAAGTTCTCTGGGAAATCAACGCCGCACCACCCGGAAGCCTATTGAAGATTGTTTCCAGTTCAGATCACCCCAGAATTCGCGGAGGAATGAAGTTAGCTCTTGGCTTTCTCTTTCAGCGCCTTTATAACTCCCCCCCCGCAAGGTTCGACCATGACCATCATCGGTCGATGGGCCTTGCGGATTATTCGCATAGGCGCTGCCGTAGTCTCCGTACCAGTCGTTACACCACTCCGCGACATTGCCAAGCATGTCAAATAGTCTGAAGGTATTTGGTTCCTTTAAACCCACCGTTTG
Coding sequences:
- a CDS encoding helix-turn-helix domain-containing protein, yielding MEPIRPDTIYQPIGRFLQVEHDLLFSRAYLSLSGRSKDLFHLLFSKLRWERGGNSDRRGKTKTGRRRCAINNGEIVATYEEIMEALGIGSRATVSRSIQELLERGFIDLTRPGCGKLKISSLFAISNRWRLYGEDGFILAPENRRKNEAVKARSKRSGEKLFSPTDRDRTNAAAARQERKNGGNGKATKTALR
- a CDS encoding HEPN domain-containing protein — translated: MNLTDWLNNGWLVEHRTSSGEIADLLSAADLDLNNSAVPGVDPEWQLIMAYTAALRLAMAALAASGFRPSRESGHYRTIGSLALTIGAEKALVDKFDAFRKKRNISQYDSAGLVSEKEAEEMKALALELKSRVTEWLKTNHPEMLPEE
- a CDS encoding nucleotidyltransferase domain-containing protein; its protein translation is MISKGGAEALFGKTRLAVLALFFTHPEREFYLRQVSGTVKTGQGAVQRELARLAACGILLRTRKGRQVFYQANRDCPFFGELKSLLVKTGGVADVLRRALAGFGHNIRIAFVFGSFATNSAQARSDIDLAVIGAVSFGEVVSALSEAQETLAREINPVVYSEEEFKGQAARKHFVGKLKGTEKIYLIGSADEFDRLVE